One genomic region from Harpia harpyja isolate bHarHar1 chromosome 1, bHarHar1 primary haplotype, whole genome shotgun sequence encodes:
- the ECI2 gene encoding enoyl-CoA delta isomerase 2 isoform X5, protein MDFRRVPAVCIPAIHLHMTAATMQVSQKDFEKAQEQLKLLKKDPGNETKLKLYALFKQATEGPCNSPKPGMLDFVKKAKWDAWNSLGNLSQDNAREKYTELVSSLVSAESAGQKKDASPEDSRHGGYETILVTTKNNITKIMFNRPDKKNAINHKMYREIIKALQEAGKDDSTIAVITGNGDYYSSGNDLNNFTNVQPGEMEKMAKDGAVLLKEFVGHFIDFPKPLIAVVNGPAVGICVTVLGLCDIVYASDRATFHSPFSQLGQSPEGCSSYLFPKIMGSAKANEILLFNKKLTAAEACAQGLVTEVFPDRTFQKEVWARLEAYASLPKNSLAVSKQLLRSMEKEKLHEVNSKECEVLKERWLSDECVNAIVSFFQKKSKL, encoded by the exons ATGGACTTCAG GCGAGTGCCAGCTGTTTGCATTCCGGCAATTCACCTGCACATGACTGCAGCCACCATGCAAGTCAGCCAGAAAGACTTTGAAAAGGCTCAAGAACAACTGAAGCTTTTGAAAAAGGATCCTGGGAATGAAACTAAGTTGAAGCTCTATGCTTTATTTAAGCAG gCTACTGAAGGTCCCTGCAATTCTCCAAAACCAGGTATGCTGGACTTTGTCAAGAAAGCCAAGTGGGATGCATGGAATTCTCTTGGCAATTTGTCTCAG gaTAATGCCAGAGAGAAATATACTGAACTTGTCTCAAGTCTGGTCTCTGCAGAATCTGCTGGCCAGAAGAAAGATGCTTCTCCAGAAGACAGCAGACATGGTGGCTATGAAACAATACTAGTTACCACCAAAAACAATATCACAAAGATAATGTTTAACCGACCTGATAAGAAAAATGCCATCAACCATAAG atGTACAGAGAAATTATCAAAGCGCTTCAAGAAGCTGGAAAAGATGATTCTACCATAGCAGTTATTACTG GAAATGGAGACTACTATAGTAGTGGAAATGATCTGAATAATTTTACTAATGTCCAACCTGGTGAAATGGAGAAGATGGCAAAAGATGGAGCAGTATTACTCAA agAGTTTGTGGGTCATTTTATTGATTTTCCTAAACCACTGATTGCAGTGGTAAATGGCCCAGCTGTTGGAATCTGTGTAACAGTCCTTGGATTGTGTGACATTGTCTATGCTTCTGACAGG GCTACGTTTCACAGCCCATTTAGTCAGCTTGGACAGAGCCCAGAAGGATGTTCCTCTTACCTGTTTCCAAAAATCATGGGCTCAGCCAAG GCAAAtgagattttgcttttcaataaaaAGCTGACTGCAGCAGAAGCCTGTGCCCAGGGGCTTGTGACTGAAGTCTTCCCTGATAGGACTTTTCAGAAGGAAGTTTGGGCGAGATTAGAAGCTTATGCAAGCCTCCccaaaaat TCCTTGGCAGTGTCAAAGCAACTGTTACGAAGTATGGAAAAGGAGAAGCTCCATGAAGTCAACAGTAAAGAGTGTGAAGTCCTGAAGGAGAGGTGGTTATCTGATGAATGTGTAAATGCTATTGTCAGCTTCTTTCAGAAGAAATCAAAACTCTAA
- the ECI2 gene encoding enoyl-CoA delta isomerase 2 isoform X4 has product MDFSRRVPAVCIPAIHLHMTAATMQVSQKDFEKAQEQLKLLKKDPGNETKLKLYALFKQATEGPCNSPKPGMLDFVKKAKWDAWNSLGNLSQDNAREKYTELVSSLVSAESAGQKKDASPEDSRHGGYETILVTTKNNITKIMFNRPDKKNAINHKMYREIIKALQEAGKDDSTIAVITGNGDYYSSGNDLNNFTNVQPGEMEKMAKDGAVLLKEFVGHFIDFPKPLIAVVNGPAVGICVTVLGLCDIVYASDRATFHSPFSQLGQSPEGCSSYLFPKIMGSAKANEILLFNKKLTAAEACAQGLVTEVFPDRTFQKEVWARLEAYASLPKNSLAVSKQLLRSMEKEKLHEVNSKECEVLKERWLSDECVNAIVSFFQKKSKL; this is encoded by the exons ATGGACTTCAG CAGGCGAGTGCCAGCTGTTTGCATTCCGGCAATTCACCTGCACATGACTGCAGCCACCATGCAAGTCAGCCAGAAAGACTTTGAAAAGGCTCAAGAACAACTGAAGCTTTTGAAAAAGGATCCTGGGAATGAAACTAAGTTGAAGCTCTATGCTTTATTTAAGCAG gCTACTGAAGGTCCCTGCAATTCTCCAAAACCAGGTATGCTGGACTTTGTCAAGAAAGCCAAGTGGGATGCATGGAATTCTCTTGGCAATTTGTCTCAG gaTAATGCCAGAGAGAAATATACTGAACTTGTCTCAAGTCTGGTCTCTGCAGAATCTGCTGGCCAGAAGAAAGATGCTTCTCCAGAAGACAGCAGACATGGTGGCTATGAAACAATACTAGTTACCACCAAAAACAATATCACAAAGATAATGTTTAACCGACCTGATAAGAAAAATGCCATCAACCATAAG atGTACAGAGAAATTATCAAAGCGCTTCAAGAAGCTGGAAAAGATGATTCTACCATAGCAGTTATTACTG GAAATGGAGACTACTATAGTAGTGGAAATGATCTGAATAATTTTACTAATGTCCAACCTGGTGAAATGGAGAAGATGGCAAAAGATGGAGCAGTATTACTCAA agAGTTTGTGGGTCATTTTATTGATTTTCCTAAACCACTGATTGCAGTGGTAAATGGCCCAGCTGTTGGAATCTGTGTAACAGTCCTTGGATTGTGTGACATTGTCTATGCTTCTGACAGG GCTACGTTTCACAGCCCATTTAGTCAGCTTGGACAGAGCCCAGAAGGATGTTCCTCTTACCTGTTTCCAAAAATCATGGGCTCAGCCAAG GCAAAtgagattttgcttttcaataaaaAGCTGACTGCAGCAGAAGCCTGTGCCCAGGGGCTTGTGACTGAAGTCTTCCCTGATAGGACTTTTCAGAAGGAAGTTTGGGCGAGATTAGAAGCTTATGCAAGCCTCCccaaaaat TCCTTGGCAGTGTCAAAGCAACTGTTACGAAGTATGGAAAAGGAGAAGCTCCATGAAGTCAACAGTAAAGAGTGTGAAGTCCTGAAGGAGAGGTGGTTATCTGATGAATGTGTAAATGCTATTGTCAGCTTCTTTCAGAAGAAATCAAAACTCTAA
- the ECI2 gene encoding enoyl-CoA delta isomerase 2 isoform X2 yields MAAPALTFVRRLCWRPLCEISRRVPAVCIPAIHLHMTAATMQVSQKDFEKAQEQLKLLKKDPGNETKLKLYALFKQATEGPCNSPKPGMLDFVKKAKWDAWNSLGNLSQDNAREKYTELVSSLVSAESAGQKKDASPEDSRHGGYETILVTTKNNITKIMFNRPDKKNAINHKMYREIIKALQEAGKDDSTIAVITGNGDYYSSGNDLNNFTNVQPGEMEKMAKDGAVLLKEFVGHFIDFPKPLIAVVNGPAVGICVTVLGLCDIVYASDRATFHSPFSQLGQSPEGCSSYLFPKIMGSAKANEILLFNKKLTAAEACAQGLVTEVFPDRTFQKEVWARLEAYASLPKNSLAVSKQLLRSMEKEKLHEVNSKECEVLKERWLSDECVNAIVSFFQKKSKL; encoded by the exons CAGGCGAGTGCCAGCTGTTTGCATTCCGGCAATTCACCTGCACATGACTGCAGCCACCATGCAAGTCAGCCAGAAAGACTTTGAAAAGGCTCAAGAACAACTGAAGCTTTTGAAAAAGGATCCTGGGAATGAAACTAAGTTGAAGCTCTATGCTTTATTTAAGCAG gCTACTGAAGGTCCCTGCAATTCTCCAAAACCAGGTATGCTGGACTTTGTCAAGAAAGCCAAGTGGGATGCATGGAATTCTCTTGGCAATTTGTCTCAG gaTAATGCCAGAGAGAAATATACTGAACTTGTCTCAAGTCTGGTCTCTGCAGAATCTGCTGGCCAGAAGAAAGATGCTTCTCCAGAAGACAGCAGACATGGTGGCTATGAAACAATACTAGTTACCACCAAAAACAATATCACAAAGATAATGTTTAACCGACCTGATAAGAAAAATGCCATCAACCATAAG atGTACAGAGAAATTATCAAAGCGCTTCAAGAAGCTGGAAAAGATGATTCTACCATAGCAGTTATTACTG GAAATGGAGACTACTATAGTAGTGGAAATGATCTGAATAATTTTACTAATGTCCAACCTGGTGAAATGGAGAAGATGGCAAAAGATGGAGCAGTATTACTCAA agAGTTTGTGGGTCATTTTATTGATTTTCCTAAACCACTGATTGCAGTGGTAAATGGCCCAGCTGTTGGAATCTGTGTAACAGTCCTTGGATTGTGTGACATTGTCTATGCTTCTGACAGG GCTACGTTTCACAGCCCATTTAGTCAGCTTGGACAGAGCCCAGAAGGATGTTCCTCTTACCTGTTTCCAAAAATCATGGGCTCAGCCAAG GCAAAtgagattttgcttttcaataaaaAGCTGACTGCAGCAGAAGCCTGTGCCCAGGGGCTTGTGACTGAAGTCTTCCCTGATAGGACTTTTCAGAAGGAAGTTTGGGCGAGATTAGAAGCTTATGCAAGCCTCCccaaaaat TCCTTGGCAGTGTCAAAGCAACTGTTACGAAGTATGGAAAAGGAGAAGCTCCATGAAGTCAACAGTAAAGAGTGTGAAGTCCTGAAGGAGAGGTGGTTATCTGATGAATGTGTAAATGCTATTGTCAGCTTCTTTCAGAAGAAATCAAAACTCTAA
- the ECI2 gene encoding enoyl-CoA delta isomerase 2 isoform X1 → MGSGRLLYSIKTQALSHRRVPAVCIPAIHLHMTAATMQVSQKDFEKAQEQLKLLKKDPGNETKLKLYALFKQATEGPCNSPKPGMLDFVKKAKWDAWNSLGNLSQDNAREKYTELVSSLVSAESAGQKKDASPEDSRHGGYETILVTTKNNITKIMFNRPDKKNAINHKMYREIIKALQEAGKDDSTIAVITGNGDYYSSGNDLNNFTNVQPGEMEKMAKDGAVLLKEFVGHFIDFPKPLIAVVNGPAVGICVTVLGLCDIVYASDRATFHSPFSQLGQSPEGCSSYLFPKIMGSAKANEILLFNKKLTAAEACAQGLVTEVFPDRTFQKEVWARLEAYASLPKNSLAVSKQLLRSMEKEKLHEVNSKECEVLKERWLSDECVNAIVSFFQKKSKL, encoded by the exons CAGGCGAGTGCCAGCTGTTTGCATTCCGGCAATTCACCTGCACATGACTGCAGCCACCATGCAAGTCAGCCAGAAAGACTTTGAAAAGGCTCAAGAACAACTGAAGCTTTTGAAAAAGGATCCTGGGAATGAAACTAAGTTGAAGCTCTATGCTTTATTTAAGCAG gCTACTGAAGGTCCCTGCAATTCTCCAAAACCAGGTATGCTGGACTTTGTCAAGAAAGCCAAGTGGGATGCATGGAATTCTCTTGGCAATTTGTCTCAG gaTAATGCCAGAGAGAAATATACTGAACTTGTCTCAAGTCTGGTCTCTGCAGAATCTGCTGGCCAGAAGAAAGATGCTTCTCCAGAAGACAGCAGACATGGTGGCTATGAAACAATACTAGTTACCACCAAAAACAATATCACAAAGATAATGTTTAACCGACCTGATAAGAAAAATGCCATCAACCATAAG atGTACAGAGAAATTATCAAAGCGCTTCAAGAAGCTGGAAAAGATGATTCTACCATAGCAGTTATTACTG GAAATGGAGACTACTATAGTAGTGGAAATGATCTGAATAATTTTACTAATGTCCAACCTGGTGAAATGGAGAAGATGGCAAAAGATGGAGCAGTATTACTCAA agAGTTTGTGGGTCATTTTATTGATTTTCCTAAACCACTGATTGCAGTGGTAAATGGCCCAGCTGTTGGAATCTGTGTAACAGTCCTTGGATTGTGTGACATTGTCTATGCTTCTGACAGG GCTACGTTTCACAGCCCATTTAGTCAGCTTGGACAGAGCCCAGAAGGATGTTCCTCTTACCTGTTTCCAAAAATCATGGGCTCAGCCAAG GCAAAtgagattttgcttttcaataaaaAGCTGACTGCAGCAGAAGCCTGTGCCCAGGGGCTTGTGACTGAAGTCTTCCCTGATAGGACTTTTCAGAAGGAAGTTTGGGCGAGATTAGAAGCTTATGCAAGCCTCCccaaaaat TCCTTGGCAGTGTCAAAGCAACTGTTACGAAGTATGGAAAAGGAGAAGCTCCATGAAGTCAACAGTAAAGAGTGTGAAGTCCTGAAGGAGAGGTGGTTATCTGATGAATGTGTAAATGCTATTGTCAGCTTCTTTCAGAAGAAATCAAAACTCTAA
- the ECI2 gene encoding enoyl-CoA delta isomerase 2 isoform X3: MAAPALTFVRRLCWRPLCEIRRVPAVCIPAIHLHMTAATMQVSQKDFEKAQEQLKLLKKDPGNETKLKLYALFKQATEGPCNSPKPGMLDFVKKAKWDAWNSLGNLSQDNAREKYTELVSSLVSAESAGQKKDASPEDSRHGGYETILVTTKNNITKIMFNRPDKKNAINHKMYREIIKALQEAGKDDSTIAVITGNGDYYSSGNDLNNFTNVQPGEMEKMAKDGAVLLKEFVGHFIDFPKPLIAVVNGPAVGICVTVLGLCDIVYASDRATFHSPFSQLGQSPEGCSSYLFPKIMGSAKANEILLFNKKLTAAEACAQGLVTEVFPDRTFQKEVWARLEAYASLPKNSLAVSKQLLRSMEKEKLHEVNSKECEVLKERWLSDECVNAIVSFFQKKSKL, from the exons GCGAGTGCCAGCTGTTTGCATTCCGGCAATTCACCTGCACATGACTGCAGCCACCATGCAAGTCAGCCAGAAAGACTTTGAAAAGGCTCAAGAACAACTGAAGCTTTTGAAAAAGGATCCTGGGAATGAAACTAAGTTGAAGCTCTATGCTTTATTTAAGCAG gCTACTGAAGGTCCCTGCAATTCTCCAAAACCAGGTATGCTGGACTTTGTCAAGAAAGCCAAGTGGGATGCATGGAATTCTCTTGGCAATTTGTCTCAG gaTAATGCCAGAGAGAAATATACTGAACTTGTCTCAAGTCTGGTCTCTGCAGAATCTGCTGGCCAGAAGAAAGATGCTTCTCCAGAAGACAGCAGACATGGTGGCTATGAAACAATACTAGTTACCACCAAAAACAATATCACAAAGATAATGTTTAACCGACCTGATAAGAAAAATGCCATCAACCATAAG atGTACAGAGAAATTATCAAAGCGCTTCAAGAAGCTGGAAAAGATGATTCTACCATAGCAGTTATTACTG GAAATGGAGACTACTATAGTAGTGGAAATGATCTGAATAATTTTACTAATGTCCAACCTGGTGAAATGGAGAAGATGGCAAAAGATGGAGCAGTATTACTCAA agAGTTTGTGGGTCATTTTATTGATTTTCCTAAACCACTGATTGCAGTGGTAAATGGCCCAGCTGTTGGAATCTGTGTAACAGTCCTTGGATTGTGTGACATTGTCTATGCTTCTGACAGG GCTACGTTTCACAGCCCATTTAGTCAGCTTGGACAGAGCCCAGAAGGATGTTCCTCTTACCTGTTTCCAAAAATCATGGGCTCAGCCAAG GCAAAtgagattttgcttttcaataaaaAGCTGACTGCAGCAGAAGCCTGTGCCCAGGGGCTTGTGACTGAAGTCTTCCCTGATAGGACTTTTCAGAAGGAAGTTTGGGCGAGATTAGAAGCTTATGCAAGCCTCCccaaaaat TCCTTGGCAGTGTCAAAGCAACTGTTACGAAGTATGGAAAAGGAGAAGCTCCATGAAGTCAACAGTAAAGAGTGTGAAGTCCTGAAGGAGAGGTGGTTATCTGATGAATGTGTAAATGCTATTGTCAGCTTCTTTCAGAAGAAATCAAAACTCTAA
- the ECI2 gene encoding enoyl-CoA delta isomerase 2 isoform X6, with product MTAATMQVSQKDFEKAQEQLKLLKKDPGNETKLKLYALFKQATEGPCNSPKPGMLDFVKKAKWDAWNSLGNLSQDNAREKYTELVSSLVSAESAGQKKDASPEDSRHGGYETILVTTKNNITKIMFNRPDKKNAINHKMYREIIKALQEAGKDDSTIAVITGNGDYYSSGNDLNNFTNVQPGEMEKMAKDGAVLLKEFVGHFIDFPKPLIAVVNGPAVGICVTVLGLCDIVYASDRATFHSPFSQLGQSPEGCSSYLFPKIMGSAKANEILLFNKKLTAAEACAQGLVTEVFPDRTFQKEVWARLEAYASLPKNSLAVSKQLLRSMEKEKLHEVNSKECEVLKERWLSDECVNAIVSFFQKKSKL from the exons ATGACTGCAGCCACCATGCAAGTCAGCCAGAAAGACTTTGAAAAGGCTCAAGAACAACTGAAGCTTTTGAAAAAGGATCCTGGGAATGAAACTAAGTTGAAGCTCTATGCTTTATTTAAGCAG gCTACTGAAGGTCCCTGCAATTCTCCAAAACCAGGTATGCTGGACTTTGTCAAGAAAGCCAAGTGGGATGCATGGAATTCTCTTGGCAATTTGTCTCAG gaTAATGCCAGAGAGAAATATACTGAACTTGTCTCAAGTCTGGTCTCTGCAGAATCTGCTGGCCAGAAGAAAGATGCTTCTCCAGAAGACAGCAGACATGGTGGCTATGAAACAATACTAGTTACCACCAAAAACAATATCACAAAGATAATGTTTAACCGACCTGATAAGAAAAATGCCATCAACCATAAG atGTACAGAGAAATTATCAAAGCGCTTCAAGAAGCTGGAAAAGATGATTCTACCATAGCAGTTATTACTG GAAATGGAGACTACTATAGTAGTGGAAATGATCTGAATAATTTTACTAATGTCCAACCTGGTGAAATGGAGAAGATGGCAAAAGATGGAGCAGTATTACTCAA agAGTTTGTGGGTCATTTTATTGATTTTCCTAAACCACTGATTGCAGTGGTAAATGGCCCAGCTGTTGGAATCTGTGTAACAGTCCTTGGATTGTGTGACATTGTCTATGCTTCTGACAGG GCTACGTTTCACAGCCCATTTAGTCAGCTTGGACAGAGCCCAGAAGGATGTTCCTCTTACCTGTTTCCAAAAATCATGGGCTCAGCCAAG GCAAAtgagattttgcttttcaataaaaAGCTGACTGCAGCAGAAGCCTGTGCCCAGGGGCTTGTGACTGAAGTCTTCCCTGATAGGACTTTTCAGAAGGAAGTTTGGGCGAGATTAGAAGCTTATGCAAGCCTCCccaaaaat TCCTTGGCAGTGTCAAAGCAACTGTTACGAAGTATGGAAAAGGAGAAGCTCCATGAAGTCAACAGTAAAGAGTGTGAAGTCCTGAAGGAGAGGTGGTTATCTGATGAATGTGTAAATGCTATTGTCAGCTTCTTTCAGAAGAAATCAAAACTCTAA